One Candidatus Flexicrinis proximus DNA window includes the following coding sequences:
- a CDS encoding glycosyltransferase family 2 protein, producing MSSVFSVVIPHWNGIRFLPPCLEALQKQTYPAIEVILVDNASTDGSQALIRDEYPWVNLIELPENRGFTGACNTGIEAAKGEWVALLNNDTEADREWVASVVDAFSRHPDAGSVASKMLLFDQRDQLHTAGDYFTVNGRAGNRGVWQVDAGQYDSEEFVFSACGGSSAYRRAMLDQIGPLDDDFFFLMEDVDLGWRAQLAGWRCLYTPKAVVYHHLSATGGGVTASYYAGRNTLMLLAKDLPAGVWRKHGLKIARAQLKDFWMALRAWRGQAARARMRGMAAGLWRVLTIWGKRRRVQKARTVTLDYLESILSPPQA from the coding sequence ATGAGCTCCGTCTTTTCGGTCGTTATCCCGCACTGGAACGGGATTCGATTTCTGCCGCCCTGTCTTGAGGCGCTGCAGAAACAGACCTACCCGGCGATTGAGGTCATCCTGGTGGACAATGCCTCGACTGACGGTTCCCAGGCGCTGATTCGCGACGAGTATCCGTGGGTTAACCTGATAGAACTGCCGGAGAACCGCGGTTTTACCGGAGCCTGCAATACCGGTATCGAGGCCGCCAAAGGCGAATGGGTCGCGCTGCTGAATAACGATACCGAGGCCGACCGTGAGTGGGTGGCGAGTGTTGTAGACGCTTTTTCACGACACCCGGACGCCGGTTCGGTGGCGAGCAAGATGCTGTTGTTCGATCAGCGGGATCAGCTGCATACGGCCGGCGACTACTTCACGGTGAACGGCCGGGCAGGAAACCGCGGCGTCTGGCAGGTGGATGCTGGACAATACGATTCAGAGGAGTTCGTGTTCAGCGCATGCGGCGGATCGTCCGCGTATCGCCGCGCGATGCTGGACCAGATCGGGCCGCTGGACGACGATTTCTTCTTCCTGATGGAAGACGTCGATCTGGGTTGGCGGGCGCAGCTGGCGGGTTGGCGCTGTCTTTACACACCCAAGGCGGTCGTGTACCATCATCTTTCGGCTACTGGCGGTGGCGTGACGGCCAGCTACTATGCCGGGCGCAATACGCTCATGCTGCTGGCCAAGGATTTGCCGGCTGGCGTGTGGCGGAAGCACGGACTGAAGATCGCGCGCGCCCAGTTGAAAGACTTCTGGATGGCACTGCGTGCGTGGCGCGGTCAAGCGGCCCGTGCCCGGATGCGTGGAATGGCCGCAGGCTTGTGGCGAGTGTTGACGATCT